One Mycolicibacterium crocinum DNA window includes the following coding sequences:
- a CDS encoding acyl-CoA thioesterase, whose translation MTTTTTHAFDTAIDLAHNGDGHYVGQTTPEFANMVGPFGGVTAAAIVRAISDHPDRIGDPVALTVNYLAPVSDGSFDVAVRAVRTNRTNQHWVAEVSQDHGVTTTATAVFGVRRDAWSDTEVTMPEVPGPESLSHTTLPGPVPWMRNYDMHYAEGAVPTDSEESPSSTTTLWVRQRPARALDFAALTALTDVFFPRVFLRRGRMLPAGTISLTTYFHVDSAELDRQGTDYVLAHAHAHRFARGYFDQSAQIWGRDGALLATSHQIVYYKD comes from the coding sequence ATGACCACGACCACCACCCATGCTTTCGACACCGCAATCGACCTGGCGCACAACGGCGACGGGCACTACGTCGGCCAGACCACACCGGAGTTCGCGAACATGGTGGGCCCGTTCGGTGGAGTGACCGCCGCCGCGATCGTGCGCGCGATCTCCGATCACCCCGACCGGATCGGTGACCCCGTCGCCCTGACCGTGAACTACCTCGCGCCGGTCAGCGACGGCTCCTTCGACGTCGCGGTGCGCGCGGTCCGCACCAACCGGACCAACCAGCATTGGGTCGCCGAGGTGAGCCAGGACCACGGAGTCACCACGACCGCGACGGCCGTCTTCGGCGTCCGGCGCGACGCCTGGTCGGACACCGAGGTCACCATGCCCGAGGTGCCGGGTCCCGAAAGTCTCTCGCACACAACACTTCCCGGCCCCGTGCCATGGATGCGCAATTATGACATGCACTATGCCGAAGGCGCGGTGCCCACCGACTCGGAGGAGAGCCCATCGTCGACGACGACGCTGTGGGTGCGACAGCGCCCGGCCCGCGCGCTGGACTTCGCCGCTCTAACCGCACTCACCGACGTCTTCTTCCCGCGAGTGTTCCTGCGCCGCGGCCGGATGCTGCCCGCGGGCACCATATCGCTGACCACCTACTTCCACGTCGACAGCGCCGAACTCGACCGGCAGGGCACCGATTACGTGCTGGCCCACGCCCACGCCCACCGTTTCGCCCGCGGATATTTCGACCAGTCCGCGCAGATCTGGGGCCGCGACGGGGCCCTCCTGGCGACCAGTCACCAGATCGTCTACTACAAAGACTGA
- a CDS encoding DUF2237 family protein, translating to MADRNVLGGPLEPCGTEPMTGFYRDGCCSTGPEDAGRHTICAVVTADFLEHQRSIGNDLSTPMPQYRFPGLRPGDRWCVTALNWLRAHTDGHAAPVVLACTHERTLDVIPLETLQEYAVDVPDDLGSLDQK from the coding sequence ATGGCTGATCGCAATGTGCTGGGCGGTCCCCTCGAGCCGTGCGGGACGGAGCCGATGACGGGCTTCTACCGCGACGGCTGCTGTTCGACCGGGCCGGAGGACGCCGGACGACATACGATCTGCGCGGTCGTGACCGCCGACTTCCTCGAGCATCAACGCTCGATCGGCAACGATCTGTCGACCCCGATGCCGCAGTACCGGTTCCCCGGCTTGAGGCCCGGCGACCGCTGGTGCGTGACAGCGCTGAACTGGCTGCGCGCGCATACCGACGGCCACGCGGCACCGGTCGTCCTCGCCTGCACCCACGAGCGAACTCTGGACGTGATCCCGCTGGAGACGCTGCAGGAATATGCGGTCGACGTTCCCGACGACCTGGGCAGCCTGGATCAGAAGTAA
- a CDS encoding TVP38/TMEM64 family protein yields MVDDSDPPATPRWPHALRLVLFVAVLLTLFYLVAVSKVIDPSGIRAAVSATGPAAPLAYLVVSAGLAAVFVPGPLLAAGSGVLFGPLLGTFVTLGSTVLTAMIAALLGRRAGRDSARALLGADWSSRIDAQIERRGLWAVVGQRFVPGISDALASYAFGAFGMPLWQMAAGAFIGSAPRAFVYTALGASISDLSSPLGYAAIAVWCITAIIGAFAAHRGYRGWRGRRQGGSLPEGEEGPTPG; encoded by the coding sequence ATGGTCGACGACTCCGATCCGCCGGCAACCCCGCGGTGGCCGCACGCGCTGCGGCTGGTGTTGTTCGTCGCCGTCCTGCTGACCCTGTTCTATCTGGTTGCGGTGTCGAAGGTGATCGACCCTTCCGGAATTCGTGCCGCGGTGTCGGCGACCGGTCCTGCCGCTCCCCTGGCCTACCTGGTGGTGTCGGCGGGTTTGGCCGCCGTGTTCGTGCCGGGACCGCTGCTGGCCGCAGGTAGCGGTGTGTTGTTCGGACCGCTGCTCGGCACCTTCGTCACGCTCGGCTCGACGGTGTTGACGGCGATGATCGCCGCCCTGCTCGGCAGGCGAGCCGGCCGCGACAGCGCCAGGGCACTCCTCGGCGCGGACTGGTCGAGCCGGATCGACGCACAGATTGAGCGGCGCGGACTGTGGGCGGTGGTCGGACAGCGGTTCGTGCCGGGCATCTCCGACGCGCTGGCGTCGTACGCGTTCGGCGCCTTCGGAATGCCGTTGTGGCAGATGGCCGCCGGGGCCTTCATCGGATCAGCGCCGCGGGCGTTTGTGTACACCGCGCTGGGCGCGTCCATCTCGGATCTGTCGTCGCCGCTGGGCTATGCCGCGATCGCGGTGTGGTGCATCACCGCGATCATCGGTGCGTTCGCCGCCCACCGCGGGTATCGCGGTTGGCGTGGGCGACGCCAGGGCGGGTCCCTCCCCGAGGGCGAAGAGGGACCCACTCCCGGTTAA
- a CDS encoding RND family transporter — protein MSAPTEERVVHAEPPQRAALAKWIRRLAVPIILVWVGLIVVLNMSVPQLEEVGKMRAVSMSPKDAPSVIAMMRSGQVFEESDSDSSAMIVLEGDQPLGQDARQFYMDMIAKLRADKTHVQHIQDFWGDPLTEAGALSTDQKAVYVQVNLAGNMGETLGNDSVEAVQKIVRGLSPPPGVKVFVTGGPALQADQQLAGDKSIRIIELTTIGVIVIMLLFFYRSIVTVGLVLVMLILGLTVTRGAVAFLGYHNLIGLSPFATQLLVTLAIAATTDYAIFLIGRYQEARALGESREDAYYTMYHGTAHVVLGSGMTIAGATFCLSFTRLPYFKSLGVPLAVGMVVAVVSALTLGAAIVTVASRFGLLEPKRAMRIRFWRRLGAAVVRWPVAILFSTIMIALIGLITLPGYQPNYNDRQYLPADLPANEGFAAAERHFPIARMNPEMLLLETNQDLRNSADFLVLERISKAIAKVPGIGRVQSITRPAGKPLEYSTIPAQISMGGTNQTMNRSYMQDRMADMLVQGQQMQDTINTMTQMINLMERLSSVTHDMVGKTDQTALDIAELRDHISEFDDFFRPIRNYLYWEPHCYNIPLCWSTRSVFDTLDGVDKMTDDIQQLLPDMHRLDELMPQMVSLMGPTIDSMKRMRVMMLTQQMSQASMQDQQAAMSENQAAMGAAFNDSLNDDTFYLPPEIFDNDEFKRGIKNFISPNGHAARFIISHEEDPLSADGINRIDAIKAATFEAIKGTPLEGSKVYLGGTASAFKDMQEGNKYDLLIAGVAALSLIFIIMLLITRAIVAAAVIVGTVVLSLGASFGLSVLLWQHILGMELQFMVMAMAVIILLAVGADYNLLLVARMKEEIPAGINTGIIRAMGGSGSVVTAAGLVFAFTMISMSVSAMVVVAQVGTTIGLGLLFDTLVVRAFMTPAIAALMGPWFWWPQIVRPKPLSKRPHGQLLR, from the coding sequence GTGAGCGCCCCTACCGAAGAGCGCGTGGTCCACGCCGAGCCGCCGCAACGTGCGGCGTTGGCCAAGTGGATCCGCCGCTTGGCGGTGCCGATCATCCTCGTGTGGGTCGGCCTCATCGTCGTGCTGAACATGTCGGTTCCGCAGCTCGAAGAAGTCGGCAAGATGCGGGCCGTGTCGATGTCGCCCAAGGACGCGCCGTCGGTCATTGCGATGATGCGCTCGGGCCAGGTTTTCGAGGAGTCCGACTCCGACAGCTCGGCGATGATCGTCCTGGAGGGCGACCAACCTCTGGGCCAGGACGCGCGGCAGTTCTATATGGACATGATCGCCAAGCTGCGGGCCGACAAGACCCATGTGCAGCACATCCAGGATTTCTGGGGTGATCCGCTCACCGAGGCCGGCGCGCTGAGCACGGACCAGAAAGCCGTCTATGTGCAGGTGAACCTCGCCGGAAACATGGGCGAGACACTCGGCAACGACTCGGTCGAGGCGGTCCAGAAGATCGTCAGGGGTCTTTCCCCGCCGCCGGGCGTCAAGGTCTTCGTCACCGGCGGCCCGGCGCTGCAGGCGGACCAACAGCTTGCCGGCGACAAGAGCATCCGGATCATCGAGCTCACCACCATCGGCGTGATCGTGATCATGCTGCTGTTCTTCTACCGCTCGATTGTCACCGTCGGGCTGGTCCTGGTGATGTTGATCTTGGGGTTGACGGTGACCCGGGGTGCGGTGGCATTCCTGGGCTATCACAATCTGATAGGCCTGTCGCCGTTCGCAACTCAGCTATTGGTGACGTTGGCGATAGCGGCGACAACTGACTATGCAATCTTCCTGATCGGGCGATATCAGGAAGCCCGCGCGCTCGGCGAGAGCCGCGAAGACGCCTACTACACGATGTATCACGGCACCGCGCACGTGGTGCTGGGCTCAGGTATGACGATCGCGGGCGCGACGTTCTGCCTGTCGTTCACCCGGCTGCCCTACTTCAAATCGCTGGGCGTCCCGCTCGCCGTCGGCATGGTGGTAGCGGTGGTGTCGGCGCTGACACTGGGCGCCGCGATCGTCACCGTCGCCAGCCGCTTCGGACTGCTGGAGCCCAAGCGAGCCATGCGGATCCGGTTCTGGCGCCGTCTCGGAGCGGCCGTGGTGCGCTGGCCCGTGGCCATCCTGTTCTCCACAATCATGATTGCGCTGATCGGCCTGATCACGTTGCCGGGCTATCAGCCGAACTACAACGACCGTCAGTACCTGCCTGCCGACCTTCCCGCCAACGAAGGCTTCGCCGCGGCCGAACGGCACTTCCCGATCGCGCGGATGAATCCCGAGATGCTGTTGCTCGAGACCAATCAGGACCTGCGCAACTCCGCGGATTTTCTGGTGCTCGAGCGCATCAGTAAAGCCATCGCCAAGGTGCCAGGTATCGGCCGGGTGCAGTCGATCACCCGCCCCGCCGGAAAGCCGTTGGAGTACAGCACGATTCCCGCGCAGATCAGCATGGGCGGCACCAACCAGACGATGAACCGGTCGTATATGCAGGACCGGATGGCCGACATGCTGGTTCAGGGCCAGCAGATGCAAGACACCATCAACACGATGACGCAGATGATCAATCTGATGGAGCGGCTGAGCTCCGTCACTCACGACATGGTCGGGAAGACCGACCAGACAGCGCTGGACATCGCTGAGTTGCGCGACCACATCTCGGAGTTCGACGACTTCTTCCGTCCGATTCGCAACTACCTGTACTGGGAACCGCACTGCTACAACATTCCACTGTGCTGGTCGACGCGTTCGGTCTTCGACACCCTCGACGGCGTCGACAAGATGACCGACGACATCCAGCAGCTGCTGCCGGACATGCATCGCCTCGATGAGCTTATGCCGCAGATGGTTTCGCTGATGGGTCCGACCATCGACTCGATGAAACGCATGCGCGTCATGATGCTGACCCAGCAGATGAGTCAGGCCAGCATGCAGGATCAGCAGGCCGCGATGAGCGAGAACCAGGCGGCGATGGGGGCGGCGTTCAACGACTCGCTCAACGACGACACCTTCTACCTGCCGCCGGAAATCTTCGACAACGACGAGTTCAAGCGCGGGATCAAGAACTTCATCTCCCCCAACGGCCACGCGGCGCGATTCATCATCTCCCACGAGGAAGATCCGCTCTCCGCCGATGGGATCAACCGCATCGACGCGATCAAGGCCGCTACCTTCGAGGCGATCAAGGGCACGCCGCTGGAAGGATCCAAGGTCTATTTGGGCGGCACCGCGTCGGCATTCAAGGACATGCAGGAAGGCAATAAGTACGACCTGCTGATCGCCGGCGTGGCGGCGCTATCGCTCATCTTCATCATCATGCTGCTGATCACCCGCGCCATCGTGGCAGCAGCCGTGATCGTGGGCACCGTCGTGCTGTCTCTCGGGGCGTCGTTCGGGCTCTCCGTGTTGCTGTGGCAACACATCCTGGGCATGGAGCTGCAGTTCATGGTGATGGCGATGGCCGTCATCATCCTGTTGGCCGTCGGCGCCGACTACAACCTGCTGCTGGTCGCCCGAATGAAAGAGGAGATACCGGCGGGCATCAACACCGGCATCATCCGCGCCATGGGCGGCAGCGGGTCGGTCGTGACCGCGGCCGGGCTGGTGTTCGCGTTCACGATGATCTCGATGTCGGTCAGTGCCATGGTGGTGGTCGCGCAGGTGGGCACGACGATCGGGCTCGGCCTGCTGTTCGACACCCTGGTGGTGCGCGCGTTCATGACGCCGGCGATCGCCGCGTTGATGGGTCCGTGGTTCTGGTGGCCGCAGATCGTGCGGCCCAAGCCCTTGTCCAAGCGGCCGCACGGTCAATTGCTGCGCTAG
- a CDS encoding ATP-binding protein — MSSGVLRPGRTAAVAVEARHRLRPARLEGTAQHIAISHGASIRDAGSDVSRQRLLTAMGNPLRGRDAELAAVANALRKAGDSGRGALIYLCGEPGIGKTALAQAIATQAADDGFVVGFGKAEELHQIAAGAPLLVALRSGPAPLLDADTFAGLAPLHHQPLWLVDRIASVLADLAARAPVLIVIDDAQWADQVTRFALEMLPGRLAASPVVWIIASREVPPAPAHAGDVDRHLLVLGPLSDTDLDALATDFLGGPPVGSDAPPPARRRRQSVPRGPAAERSGGRRRRRASRAVRRCDRRSGAAAECGCR; from the coding sequence ATGTCGTCCGGCGTCCTCCGGCCCGGTCGAACAGCAGCCGTCGCGGTAGAAGCCCGTCATCGGCTCCGTCCCGCACGGCTCGAGGGGACCGCCCAGCACATTGCGATCAGCCATGGTGCCAGTATCCGTGATGCGGGAAGCGATGTGTCTCGTCAGCGGTTATTAACGGCAATGGGCAACCCGCTGCGAGGCCGCGACGCTGAACTGGCTGCCGTGGCGAACGCGCTGCGGAAGGCGGGCGATAGCGGCCGCGGGGCGCTCATCTACCTGTGTGGTGAGCCGGGTATCGGCAAGACCGCCTTGGCGCAGGCCATCGCGACACAGGCCGCGGACGACGGCTTCGTCGTCGGATTCGGCAAGGCCGAGGAGCTGCATCAGATCGCCGCGGGCGCACCACTGCTGGTTGCGTTGCGCTCGGGGCCCGCCCCATTGCTGGACGCGGACACCTTCGCCGGACTGGCACCACTGCACCATCAGCCGCTGTGGCTGGTCGATCGGATCGCCTCGGTGCTCGCTGACCTGGCGGCGCGGGCGCCCGTGTTGATCGTGATCGACGACGCCCAATGGGCGGACCAGGTGACCCGCTTCGCCCTCGAGATGCTGCCGGGCCGATTGGCCGCGTCGCCGGTCGTGTGGATCATCGCCAGCCGAGAGGTGCCGCCGGCCCCCGCACACGCGGGTGACGTGGATCGCCACCTGCTGGTGTTGGGCCCGTTGAGTGACACCGATCTGGACGCGTTGGCCACCGACTTTTTGGGTGGCCCGCCGGTGGGGTCTGACGCACCGCCGCCTGCACGCCGTCGGCGGCAATCCGTTCCTCGCGGTCCAGCTGCTGAGCGGAGTGGCGGCCGGCGGCGCCGACGAGCTTCCCGCGCCGTTCGCCGCTGCGATCGACGCTCAGGTGCGGCGGCTGAGTGCGGGTGCCGGTGA
- a CDS encoding DUF4185 domain-containing protein, which translates to MGSTKSDSMYVGRIGGLAVGLGVGVAILAGAGAAWAEGSGSGDSGSSSHSSSSTGSSGPSKPKSTASSARTSKKLTTRGANKDTPEAAAAPKASAVSAAAKPAAPKAVTSLLSAVGLTTNATGVASSRREAAPAGAVVSTAAVTTAPTVIPSYPVGWVTGQANNAYPGIGWPQTNNTKGFGIYGTDLGIMWENGLTGNIQLAFGDTFSAPGMTGDWRSNVLLLSQDTNLTNGLTLLQTGYAYQFIPRNSGVLFPFLGSEVTVIPTSAISVNNEQYVNYMSVKSWDTPGRWTTNYSAISHFVDGPNGGKWVLVPSTIRSASWFGSTKPYVPGNQNFQQAAYVLQPADQVAEGDTQYLYAFGTPSGRAGSAYLSRVSVDDVNNLAKYQYWNGKDWITGKPVAATPIIGDSTHSAGLFGPVIDWANNPNVLGGMLGGLFGAKTGGNVSEMSVQYNEYLGKYVMMYADGNNNVKLRYADSPEDTWSAPITVATSATYPGLYAPMIHPWSGTGKLVDGNGNPDDSTLYWNMSLWGNYNVVLMKTDLSSLKASLGSAATTA; encoded by the coding sequence ATGGGTTCGACGAAGAGTGACTCCATGTATGTGGGTCGTATCGGCGGTCTGGCAGTGGGTTTGGGCGTCGGGGTGGCGATCCTCGCCGGCGCCGGTGCGGCGTGGGCGGAGGGGTCCGGCTCGGGCGACTCGGGCTCGTCGTCGCACAGCTCGTCGAGCACCGGGTCCTCCGGACCGTCGAAGCCGAAGTCGACGGCCTCCTCGGCGCGCACGTCGAAGAAACTGACCACGCGCGGCGCGAACAAGGACACCCCCGAGGCCGCCGCCGCTCCCAAGGCGAGCGCGGTGAGTGCCGCGGCGAAGCCGGCTGCACCGAAGGCGGTCACCAGCCTGCTGTCCGCAGTCGGCCTGACGACCAACGCAACGGGCGTGGCGAGCTCCAGGCGCGAGGCCGCGCCCGCCGGTGCGGTGGTGTCGACCGCCGCGGTGACGACAGCACCCACCGTCATCCCGTCGTATCCGGTCGGCTGGGTGACGGGCCAGGCGAACAACGCCTACCCCGGCATCGGCTGGCCGCAGACCAACAACACCAAGGGCTTCGGGATCTACGGCACCGACCTCGGCATCATGTGGGAGAACGGGCTGACCGGCAACATCCAGCTGGCGTTCGGTGACACCTTCAGCGCGCCGGGCATGACCGGGGATTGGCGGTCCAACGTCCTGTTGCTCAGCCAGGACACGAACCTGACGAACGGCCTGACGCTGCTGCAGACCGGCTACGCCTACCAGTTCATCCCGCGCAATTCCGGCGTGCTGTTCCCGTTCCTGGGTTCCGAGGTGACGGTCATCCCGACGTCGGCGATCTCGGTGAACAACGAGCAGTACGTCAACTACATGTCGGTCAAGTCGTGGGACACCCCCGGCCGGTGGACGACGAACTACTCGGCGATCTCGCACTTCGTCGACGGGCCGAACGGCGGCAAGTGGGTGCTGGTTCCCTCCACGATCCGTTCGGCGAGCTGGTTCGGCTCGACGAAGCCCTACGTGCCGGGTAATCAGAACTTCCAGCAGGCGGCCTACGTCCTGCAGCCCGCCGATCAGGTCGCCGAGGGCGACACCCAGTACCTCTACGCCTTCGGCACCCCGTCGGGTCGCGCAGGATCGGCCTATCTGTCGCGGGTCTCCGTCGACGACGTGAACAACCTGGCCAAGTACCAGTACTGGAACGGCAAGGACTGGATCACCGGCAAGCCCGTCGCGGCCACGCCGATCATCGGTGACTCCACCCATTCCGCAGGGCTTTTCGGGCCCGTGATCGACTGGGCGAACAATCCGAACGTGCTGGGTGGCATGCTCGGTGGCCTGTTCGGCGCCAAGACGGGCGGCAACGTCAGCGAGATGTCGGTCCAGTACAACGAGTACCTGGGCAAGTACGTGATGATGTACGCCGACGGCAACAACAACGTCAAGCTGCGCTACGCCGACTCCCCCGAAGACACGTGGTCGGCACCGATCACAGTAGCGACCTCCGCGACCTATCCCGGGCTCTACGCACCGATGATCCACCCGTGGTCGGGCACCGGAAAGCTGGTGGACGGCAACGGAAATCCCGACGACAGCACGCTCTACTGGAACATGTCGCTGTGGGGCAACTACAACGTCGTGCTGATGAAGACCGACCTGTCCTCGTTGAAGGCCTCTCTCGGTTCCGCAGCCACAACCGCTTAG
- a CDS encoding helix-turn-helix transcriptional regulator produces the protein MTEPNSLPFRRWREAGTAEGRHASARGHYQALRTLGGTAYLAGEILALQQLDRFAEAEELLARARRGAASSPDQGLPSLVFAQLLQDFKLGRLEEAETGALEVIRLCDETGTFVHKFEAWLIASIVAVIRGDLALARERLHAAEQTGLTDDAVRQPPMLLIKGRIAGAEGRFGDSVRILKPLMESLAQSRSWWPRNPELLRVQAAIAVAAEDREFAVQTVERAKLAAQRNPGVPSFDGVALHVEGFVARDAAILRNAVKVLRESPRSLLLAGALADYGALMVDVGDRQSAMTALSEAFDLFAAHGAHFYLRNVERELHRADAPADARDSLTKAEHRVALLVSEGYTNQSVALALGVSVHTVNTHLRAVFRKFGVRSRVQLANAMRPHE, from the coding sequence ATGACCGAACCCAACTCATTGCCCTTCAGGCGATGGCGGGAGGCTGGGACCGCCGAGGGGAGGCACGCGTCGGCCCGCGGTCACTATCAAGCGCTGCGCACGCTGGGCGGCACGGCGTATCTGGCAGGTGAAATCCTGGCGCTCCAGCAGCTGGATCGTTTCGCAGAAGCCGAGGAGCTGCTGGCCCGAGCCCGCCGCGGCGCGGCATCCTCACCTGATCAGGGTCTGCCGTCGCTGGTATTCGCCCAACTGTTGCAGGACTTCAAGCTCGGCCGGCTCGAGGAGGCCGAGACCGGCGCGCTGGAGGTGATCCGGCTCTGCGACGAGACGGGTACCTTCGTGCACAAATTCGAGGCCTGGTTGATCGCGAGCATTGTCGCGGTCATCCGCGGTGATCTCGCCCTGGCGCGGGAGCGGCTGCACGCGGCGGAACAGACCGGACTCACCGATGACGCGGTGCGCCAACCCCCGATGTTGTTGATTAAGGGCCGAATCGCCGGCGCGGAGGGACGATTCGGGGACAGTGTGCGAATCCTCAAGCCGCTCATGGAGTCACTGGCGCAGTCTCGGTCGTGGTGGCCCCGCAATCCTGAGTTGCTGCGCGTGCAGGCCGCGATCGCCGTTGCCGCCGAGGACCGGGAATTCGCCGTCCAGACGGTCGAACGCGCCAAGCTTGCGGCGCAACGCAATCCCGGTGTCCCCAGTTTTGATGGAGTGGCTTTGCACGTCGAGGGGTTCGTCGCCCGCGATGCGGCCATTCTGCGTAATGCGGTCAAGGTGTTGCGCGAGTCGCCACGGTCATTGCTGCTGGCCGGAGCCCTCGCCGACTATGGCGCCCTGATGGTCGACGTGGGCGACCGGCAGAGTGCGATGACGGCGCTGTCGGAGGCTTTCGATCTGTTCGCCGCACACGGCGCCCATTTCTATCTGCGCAATGTCGAGCGGGAATTGCACCGGGCGGACGCGCCGGCCGATGCCCGGGACAGCCTGACCAAGGCCGAACACCGGGTGGCGCTGCTGGTGAGCGAGGGCTACACCAACCAGTCCGTCGCGCTGGCGCTCGGTGTTTCGGTCCACACCGTGAACACCCATCTACGTGCTGTGTTTCGCAAGTTTGGGGTTCGGTCGCGGGTCCAACTCGCCAACGCGATGAGACCGCACGAGTAA
- a CDS encoding winged helix-turn-helix transcriptional regulator yields MSIDRDLFSTENCSVKRALDIVGEKWTLLVLREAFYGARRFERFQTRIGCPRQVLTDRLNTLVAAGVLRKVPYQEPGQRERHEYRLTEKGRDLLPAVIALMQWGDTWEADPDGPPVEIVHRECGHPVELTLRCSHDQTPLTAHDTEPRPGPGARPAKTGKSVR; encoded by the coding sequence GTGTCCATCGACCGCGACCTGTTCAGCACCGAGAACTGTTCGGTGAAGCGGGCGCTGGACATCGTCGGCGAGAAGTGGACGTTGCTGGTCCTGCGCGAGGCGTTCTACGGCGCCCGGCGCTTCGAGCGATTCCAGACCCGCATCGGCTGTCCGCGGCAGGTCCTGACCGATCGGCTCAACACGCTCGTCGCCGCGGGAGTCCTGCGGAAGGTGCCCTATCAGGAGCCCGGTCAGCGCGAGCGACATGAATACCGGCTGACCGAGAAGGGCCGGGATCTGCTGCCGGCCGTGATCGCTCTGATGCAGTGGGGCGACACGTGGGAGGCAGACCCCGACGGCCCCCCGGTCGAGATCGTCCACCGGGAGTGCGGCCATCCCGTCGAGCTCACCCTGCGATGTAGCCACGACCAGACCCCGCTGACCGCCCATGACACCGAGCCCCGACCCGGCCCCGGTGCCCGCCCAGCCAAAACCGGAAAGTCGGTTCGATGA